A genomic segment from Bradyrhizobium diazoefficiens USDA 110 encodes:
- a CDS encoding FtsB family cell division protein, giving the protein MVSRARLKSILTGLALYAMAAAIVGYFGVNAYTGKYGLNARQELDQEIIALTSELAQLKRERARSEQRVSLLRSARIDPDMLDERARFQLDYVNPRDLVRMIPPN; this is encoded by the coding sequence ATGGTCTCCCGCGCGCGCCTCAAATCGATCCTGACCGGTCTTGCCCTCTATGCGATGGCGGCTGCCATCGTCGGCTATTTCGGCGTCAACGCCTATACCGGCAAATACGGCCTCAACGCCCGCCAGGAACTCGACCAGGAGATCATCGCGCTGACGAGCGAGCTGGCCCAGCTCAAGCGCGAGCGCGCCAGGAGCGAGCAGCGAGTCTCGCTGCTGCGTTCGGCGAGGATCGATCCAGACATGCTGGACGAGCGGGCACGTTTCCAGCTCGACTATGTCAATCCGCGCGATCTCGTTCGGATGATCCCGCCGAACTAG
- a CDS encoding NADPH-dependent FMN reductase, with protein MAYNIVVIAGSLRKDSFSLKIANALAKLAPASLKLEVITPAGISFFNQDLEGAPPADWLAFREKLQKSDGVLFVTPEYNRAIPGVLKNAIDVASRPYGKSSFNGKPVGIISNSPGPLGGVSAAKTLQNILPGIAGPIMQQPETYLNAVGDAFDAEGNLAKDALKTVLQAYIDAFTAHVAKHHG; from the coding sequence ATGGCCTACAATATCGTCGTGATCGCCGGCAGCCTGCGCAAGGACAGTTTTTCGCTGAAGATCGCCAATGCGCTCGCCAAGCTCGCGCCGGCCTCTCTCAAGCTCGAGGTCATCACGCCGGCGGGCATCTCCTTTTTCAACCAGGACCTCGAGGGCGCGCCGCCCGCGGACTGGCTGGCCTTCCGCGAAAAGCTCCAGAAATCGGACGGTGTCCTGTTCGTCACCCCGGAATACAATCGCGCCATCCCGGGCGTCCTCAAGAATGCCATCGACGTCGCCTCGCGCCCCTATGGCAAGAGCTCGTTCAACGGCAAGCCGGTCGGCATCATCTCGAACTCGCCGGGCCCGCTCGGCGGCGTCAGCGCGGCCAAGACGCTCCAGAACATCCTGCCGGGCATTGCCGGCCCGATCATGCAGCAGCCCGAGACCTACCTGAACGCGGTTGGCGACGCCTTCGATGCCGAGGGTAACCTCGCCAAGGACGCGCTCAAGACCGTGCTCCAGGCCTATATCGACGCCTTCACGGCCCACGTGGCCAAGCATCACGGCTGA
- a CDS encoding MBL fold metallo-hydrolase yields the protein MTDLNRRHLLAGAAAVGAAAVTGLGPITARASVPPSGTQAPGFYRYKVGSLECTSINDGARTFPMPDKFVVNAPKDEALAAGEAAYMPKGMVTVPFNPQLINTGSKLVLIDAGNGAANLEPSKGAVGRTLQNLAAAGVDSKSIDVVLLSHLHPDHTNGIRLADGALAFPNAEIMVPGKDWEFWTSEDNAAKAESNAMMKNYFANVKKTFAGLESKVTKYEWGKEVAPGITSIATPGHTPGHTSFAVASGDAKVLIQSDVTNIPEFFLRNPDWHVVFDTDAALAQQTRHKFYDMAAAEKATVIGFHFTFPSVGHVEKDGAKYRLIPSAWNPTI from the coding sequence ATGACTGATCTGAATCGCCGCCACTTGCTGGCGGGCGCGGCCGCTGTGGGCGCGGCTGCCGTTACCGGGCTCGGACCGATCACTGCTCGTGCCTCAGTGCCGCCAAGCGGGACGCAGGCGCCGGGCTTCTACCGCTACAAGGTCGGCAGCCTTGAGTGTACCTCGATCAACGACGGCGCGCGCACCTTCCCGATGCCGGACAAGTTCGTCGTCAACGCGCCCAAGGACGAGGCGCTCGCGGCCGGCGAGGCGGCCTACATGCCGAAGGGCATGGTCACGGTGCCGTTCAATCCGCAGCTCATCAACACCGGCTCCAAGCTCGTCCTGATCGATGCCGGCAACGGCGCCGCCAATCTCGAGCCCAGCAAGGGCGCGGTCGGCCGCACCCTGCAAAACCTCGCGGCCGCCGGCGTCGATTCCAAGAGCATCGACGTCGTGCTGCTCTCGCATCTGCATCCCGATCACACCAACGGCATTCGCCTCGCCGACGGCGCGCTCGCGTTCCCGAATGCGGAGATCATGGTGCCGGGCAAGGACTGGGAGTTCTGGACCAGCGAGGACAACGCCGCCAAGGCAGAGTCCAACGCGATGATGAAGAACTACTTCGCCAACGTGAAGAAGACCTTCGCCGGCCTCGAATCCAAGGTCACCAAGTACGAGTGGGGCAAGGAGGTCGCGCCCGGCATCACATCGATCGCGACGCCCGGCCATACGCCCGGCCACACCTCGTTTGCGGTTGCATCCGGCGATGCCAAGGTGCTGATCCAGTCCGATGTCACCAACATTCCGGAGTTCTTCCTGCGCAATCCGGACTGGCACGTGGTGTTCGACACCGATGCCGCGTTGGCGCAGCAGACGCGCCACAAATTCTACGACATGGCGGCGGCCGAGAAGGCGACGGTGATCGGCTTCCACTTCACCTTCCCCTCGGTCGGCCACGTCGAGAAGGACGGCGCCAAATATCGCCTGATCCCGTCGGCCTGGAATCCGACGATCTGA